One Eubacteriales bacterium mix99 genomic window carries:
- a CDS encoding NAD(P)H-hydrate dehydratase yields the protein MVTPSQSKKIDHRANAEFQIPGMVLMENAAIRVTDVIRERYPLSFFGRSGRVLVLAGCGNNGGDGLAVARHLALSGYRVTVLILGRSGKNPSGDAGTNFAILKALQEKNSGPDGVSLTVLRLEDGQDPGRALAVIREAFLIIDSLFGTGLDRPIEGNYAAVIGEANKSAGSVVAIDIPSGINGETAQIQGTAMRADDTVTFGYLKPGHILFPGRNFSGRVHLRAIGFPPDSAKSVGAGMFTLDDREAARRLRERPRDGHKGTFGRVAVLAGSTGLTGAACMTSVSALRTGAGLVTLGIPAGLQPVLAEKLTEVMTMPLEDEGQGHLIPESFPDVEELLKGKDVLALGPGCGKDPGVFEIIRNIFSRYHISIVIDADGLNQISKDKDLLREYPAPVILTPHPGEMSTLTGIATEDILKRPVETALETARKYHVIVLLKGAASVVAGPDSRVYLNRSGNPGMGTGGSGDVLTGMIASLVAQGYSPFDAAVLGCYLHGRAGDEAACRIGEAGMTAGDLMNAIPHTLKRLYALKQEEPG from the coding sequence GTGGTGACTCCTTCCCAGAGTAAAAAAATCGATCATAGGGCAAATGCGGAATTTCAGATTCCCGGTATGGTTCTCATGGAGAACGCGGCTATTCGGGTAACGGACGTCATCCGGGAACGCTATCCGCTGTCCTTTTTTGGCCGGTCCGGCAGGGTCCTGGTTCTTGCCGGCTGCGGCAACAACGGAGGAGACGGATTGGCGGTAGCCAGGCATCTCGCCCTGTCCGGCTACCGGGTGACGGTTCTGATCCTGGGCCGCAGCGGGAAAAATCCTTCGGGGGATGCCGGTACCAATTTTGCAATCCTGAAGGCCCTGCAGGAAAAGAATTCGGGTCCGGATGGCGTATCCCTTACCGTTCTGCGTCTGGAGGATGGGCAGGATCCCGGACGCGCCCTGGCAGTGATCCGGGAGGCGTTTCTGATCATCGACAGCCTGTTCGGTACCGGCCTGGACCGGCCGATCGAAGGAAACTATGCCGCTGTGATCGGGGAAGCCAATAAAAGTGCAGGCTCTGTCGTGGCGATTGACATTCCCTCCGGTATCAACGGGGAGACGGCCCAAATACAGGGAACAGCGATGCGGGCCGATGACACCGTTACCTTTGGCTATCTGAAACCAGGCCACATTCTGTTTCCGGGCAGGAATTTTTCCGGGCGTGTCCATCTGCGTGCCATCGGGTTTCCGCCGGACAGTGCAAAAAGCGTTGGTGCCGGCATGTTCACGCTGGACGACCGGGAAGCGGCAAGGAGGCTTCGGGAGCGGCCGAGGGACGGACACAAGGGGACCTTTGGCAGGGTCGCCGTCCTTGCAGGCTCCACCGGGCTGACCGGCGCGGCTTGTATGACATCGGTCTCCGCACTCCGGACCGGAGCCGGGCTGGTGACACTGGGGATTCCTGCCGGACTGCAGCCTGTGCTGGCGGAGAAGCTGACGGAGGTTATGACCATGCCGCTGGAGGACGAAGGGCAGGGCCATCTGATTCCGGAAAGCTTTCCGGACGTGGAAGAGCTTCTGAAGGGCAAGGATGTACTGGCACTGGGGCCAGGCTGTGGAAAAGATCCCGGTGTTTTTGAAATAATCAGGAATATTTTCAGCCGATATCATATATCCATAGTAATAGACGCAGATGGTTTGAATCAGATATCAAAGGATAAAGACCTGCTGAGGGAGTATCCGGCTCCGGTTATTCTGACGCCTCACCCCGGGGAAATGTCCACGTTGACGGGAATCGCAACGGAGGATATCCTGAAACGGCCTGTTGAGACTGCACTGGAGACAGCCAGGAAGTACCATGTGATCGTTTTACTGAAAGGTGCGGCCTCTGTTGTGGCGGGTCCCGACAGCCGGGTATACCTGAACCGATCGGGAAATCCGGGAATGGGTACGGGCGGAAGCGGCGATGTACTCACCGGGATGATCGCTTCCCTTGTGGCACAGGGATATTCCCCGTTTGATGCCGCTGTGCTGGGATGCTACCTGCATGGCCGGGCAGGGGATGAAGCTGCCTGCCGCATCGGCGAAGCGGGCATGACGGCAGGGGATCTGATGAATGCCATTCCGCACACGCTGAAGAGACTGTATGCGTTGAAGCAGGAGGAACCCGGCTGA
- the acpS gene encoding holo-ACP synthase: MIAGIGLDLIETARVGRSIKHPGFLRKVYTPSEQQYISDRNQSAQTAAGIFAAKEAVSKALGTGFGYARWLDVEILQDDLGKPYAVLTGNALERMHAIGGKNVLISITHIRDLAAAQAVIDG; the protein is encoded by the coding sequence ATGATTGCAGGAATTGGATTGGATCTGATTGAAACAGCCCGGGTGGGACGCTCCATCAAACACCCGGGTTTTTTGAGGAAAGTTTATACCCCTTCGGAGCAGCAATATATTTCGGATCGGAACCAGAGTGCGCAGACCGCTGCCGGGATATTTGCAGCAAAGGAAGCAGTATCCAAGGCTCTTGGAACCGGTTTCGGATATGCCCGCTGGCTGGATGTGGAAATCCTTCAGGATGATCTGGGAAAGCCTTATGCGGTGCTGACCGGAAACGCCCTGGAACGGATGCATGCCATCGGGGGAAAGAATGTTTTGATTTCCATTACCCATATCCGGGATCTTGCCGCAGCACAGGCTGTCATTGACGGCTGA
- a CDS encoding glycoside hydrolase family 3 C-terminal domain-containing protein, which translates to MNIKNVIARMTLEEKASLCSGLDFWHLKPVERLGVESIMVSDGPHGLRKQDQKGDHLGINDSIEAVCFPAACGLASSFDPELLRKMGVALGNECQAEDVGVLLGPGINIKRSPLCGRNFEYYSEDPYLAGQLGAAFTEGVQSRHVGVSVKHFAANNQEERRMSVSAEIDERTLREIYLAAFEQVVRQAKPWTVMCSYNRINGEYVSQSPRLLTEILRKEWGFDGYVVTDWGACDDRVAGLIAGQDLEMPGSGGVNDAEIVQAVRDGRLKESVLDTAVERILRISQRFLENRDPHAVFDRDRDHELAFDIACQSMVLLKNERKVLPLDGRQKVAFLGAFAKTPRYQGSGSSHINAHRVVGALEAAKQQGFSVSYAPGYRPDSDVPDKALIAGAVEAAKCADVAVVFVGLPESYESEGYDRIHMRMPESHNALIEAVAAVQPHCVVVLQNGSPVEMPWIDKAEAVLESYLGGEAVGEAQVDLLYGSANPSGKLAETFPLRLQDSPSYLNFPGDRDRVEYREGVFTGYRWYDSVDREVLFPFGHGLSYTSFEYSDLHVDRKKVSGEESLTVTLKVRNTGKRSGRETVQIYVQRPAGKGPVRPDRELRGFAKISLAPGEEKEVSVVLTKRAFACYSAETADWVVPAGEYGILAGASSRDIRLAGKVVRTDQPAAGWRVTRNTTLGDILANPVSAAALQKAAQQAGMPLSSGSGDEELGGGADSMARNMFFNAPLRAIRNFAGGKITNAMLQQLVDNINDALTAAEKAE; encoded by the coding sequence ATGAACATCAAAAATGTAATTGCCCGGATGACTCTGGAAGAGAAAGCATCCCTGTGCAGCGGTCTCGATTTCTGGCACTTAAAACCGGTTGAGCGGCTTGGCGTGGAAAGCATAATGGTGTCGGACGGACCTCACGGATTGAGAAAGCAGGATCAGAAAGGCGACCATCTCGGCATCAACGATTCCATTGAGGCGGTTTGTTTTCCTGCCGCCTGCGGTCTGGCGTCGTCTTTTGACCCGGAACTGCTGCGGAAGATGGGCGTGGCACTGGGCAACGAATGTCAGGCCGAAGATGTCGGCGTGCTCCTTGGACCGGGGATCAATATCAAGCGCAGTCCCCTGTGCGGCCGGAATTTTGAATACTATTCCGAGGATCCATATCTGGCCGGACAACTGGGCGCTGCCTTTACCGAAGGGGTTCAGAGCCGGCATGTGGGCGTAAGCGTAAAACACTTTGCCGCCAACAATCAGGAAGAACGGCGCATGTCTGTTTCCGCGGAAATCGATGAGCGAACCCTGCGGGAAATTTATCTGGCAGCATTTGAACAGGTGGTCCGCCAGGCAAAGCCATGGACGGTCATGTGCAGTTACAATCGGATCAACGGGGAATATGTGTCCCAGAGTCCCCGGCTGCTGACGGAAATCCTGCGGAAGGAATGGGGATTTGACGGATATGTGGTGACGGACTGGGGCGCCTGCGATGACCGGGTGGCCGGGCTGATTGCCGGTCAGGATCTGGAGATGCCCGGAAGCGGCGGTGTAAATGACGCTGAGATTGTACAGGCCGTTCGGGATGGCCGGTTGAAGGAATCGGTTCTGGATACTGCCGTGGAACGGATTCTCCGTATCAGTCAGCGTTTTCTGGAAAACCGGGATCCCCATGCGGTGTTTGACCGGGACAGGGATCATGAGCTGGCCTTTGATATTGCCTGCCAAAGCATGGTACTGCTGAAAAACGAAAGGAAAGTACTGCCGCTGGACGGCCGGCAGAAAGTTGCTTTTCTCGGCGCTTTTGCCAAAACGCCCCGCTATCAGGGCAGCGGCAGCAGTCACATCAACGCCCACAGGGTGGTAGGAGCCCTGGAAGCTGCGAAGCAGCAGGGGTTTTCCGTTTCCTATGCTCCCGGATACCGTCCGGACAGCGATGTGCCGGATAAGGCATTGATTGCCGGGGCAGTGGAAGCAGCCAAATGCGCTGATGTGGCCGTGGTGTTTGTCGGTTTGCCGGAAAGCTATGAATCGGAAGGGTACGACCGGATACATATGCGCATGCCCGAAAGCCACAATGCTCTCATAGAAGCGGTGGCTGCGGTTCAGCCGCATTGTGTGGTGGTGCTGCAAAATGGCAGTCCGGTGGAAATGCCATGGATTGATAAGGCGGAAGCTGTACTGGAAAGCTATCTGGGCGGAGAAGCGGTCGGCGAAGCCCAGGTGGATCTGCTTTACGGATCGGCCAATCCCAGCGGTAAGCTGGCGGAAACCTTTCCCCTCCGGCTTCAGGACTCCCCGTCCTATTTGAATTTTCCGGGAGACAGGGACCGGGTGGAATACCGGGAAGGGGTTTTCACAGGGTATCGCTGGTACGACAGTGTGGACCGGGAAGTGCTGTTTCCCTTTGGTCACGGTTTGTCCTATACTTCCTTTGAGTACAGCGATCTGCATGTGGACCGGAAGAAAGTTTCCGGCGAGGAATCCTTAACGGTGACGCTGAAGGTGAGAAACACCGGAAAGCGGAGCGGCAGGGAAACGGTGCAGATCTATGTGCAGCGGCCTGCCGGAAAAGGCCCCGTCCGTCCGGACAGGGAGCTTCGCGGTTTTGCAAAGATATCCCTGGCGCCCGGGGAGGAAAAAGAGGTATCGGTGGTCCTGACCAAACGCGCTTTTGCCTGTTACAGCGCGGAAACCGCAGATTGGGTGGTTCCCGCCGGGGAATATGGAATTCTGGCCGGCGCGTCCAGCCGGGATATCCGCCTGGCGGGCAAGGTTGTCCGAACCGATCAGCCGGCGGCGGGATGGCGTGTCACCCGGAATACCACTCTGGGGGATATTCTGGCCAATCCGGTGTCGGCGGCCGCCCTTCAGAAAGCGGCACAGCAGGCCGGCATGCCTTTATCATCCGGTTCCGGGGACGAAGAGCTGGGAGGAGGGGCGGATAGCATGGCAAGGAATATGTTCTTCAATGCTCCCCTGCGTGCAATCCGAAACTTTGCCGGCGGGAAAATCACCAACGCCATGCTGCAGCAATTGGTCGACAACATCAACGATGCCCTGACAGCAGCCGAAAAGGCAGAATAA
- a CDS encoding glycosyltransferase encodes MKVLFLSVTAGQGHNQTGKSVMECLREKNVDCIMLDTFEYINPILKASISQGYLLSIKLTPALYGKIYRAAEKLEKNNLKMSVDRKANSIWAKKLVCYIDEYDPDVIVCTHIFPAQILTQIRRRVGLRARIIGIVTDFTIHPFWEEADLDFYIIANELLSRQAVRKGLREDRLKSFGIPINKKFAKRMPVGEARAALSIQDKDTVLIMSGSMGHGDVAKAVKQIDRLNLDFQILSVCGNNRSLKAKLDELDLARSIYNYGFVKNVDVMMDASNCILTKPGGLTVSESLAKGLPMLLIDPIPGQEDRNVEFLLNNGLAMKASKTFPADEAVYQLLTNTEKVHTMISRMNYMARPNSSMDLCDFILSLE; translated from the coding sequence ATGAAGGTCCTTTTTTTATCGGTTACAGCCGGACAAGGGCATAATCAGACAGGAAAGTCTGTGATGGAGTGTCTGCGGGAAAAAAATGTGGACTGCATTATGCTGGACACATTTGAATACATCAACCCAATTTTAAAGGCGTCAATTTCCCAGGGCTATCTGCTGTCCATCAAACTGACCCCGGCTTTATATGGCAAGATCTATCGCGCGGCGGAAAAGCTGGAGAAAAACAATCTGAAAATGTCCGTGGACCGGAAGGCCAATTCCATATGGGCAAAAAAACTGGTCTGCTATATTGATGAATACGACCCGGATGTCATTGTCTGCACGCATATTTTTCCTGCGCAGATTTTAACGCAGATCCGGCGCCGTGTCGGCCTTCGTGCCAGGATAATCGGCATCGTGACCGATTTTACCATCCATCCGTTCTGGGAAGAGGCGGACCTGGACTTCTATATCATTGCCAATGAACTGCTTTCCAGGCAGGCTGTGAGAAAGGGACTGAGGGAGGACCGTCTGAAATCCTTCGGGATCCCCATCAATAAAAAGTTTGCAAAAAGAATGCCGGTGGGAGAAGCCCGTGCAGCTCTTTCCATCCAGGACAAGGACACCGTACTGATAATGAGCGGCAGCATGGGCCATGGGGATGTGGCGAAGGCAGTGAAGCAGATCGATCGCCTGAATCTGGACTTTCAGATTCTGTCCGTTTGCGGAAACAACCGCAGTCTGAAGGCAAAACTCGATGAACTGGATCTTGCCAGATCCATATATAACTATGGCTTTGTAAAAAATGTCGATGTTATGATGGATGCATCCAACTGCATCCTTACCAAACCAGGGGGACTGACCGTATCGGAAAGCCTGGCTAAGGGGCTTCCCATGCTGCTGATTGATCCCATTCCCGGACAGGAGGACCGCAATGTGGAGTTTCTCCTGAACAATGGCCTGGCAATGAAGGCAAGCAAAACCTTTCCTGCCGATGAAGCGGTTTATCAGCTGCTGACCAATACGGAAAAGGTTCATACCATGATCAGCCGGATGAATTACATGGCCCGTCCCAACTCTTCCATGGATTTATGCGATTTTATTCTGAGCCTTGAATAA
- a CDS encoding FAD-dependent oxidoreductase — protein sequence MSEKYDVIVAGGGPAGLAAAVSAARLGARTAVIEKNGVLGGNLTSGHVGPIMGSTDKGTMTEEICDLLKVGGPQRMHDVEWAKMALPRWVSDAGVDIYVQTQVADAIMEGNTIRGLVIAGKNGLEEIYGDVVVDATGDGLAAYCAGAEYGMGRPGDKLVQPATLMFTLENVDTDWAVFCYGEECATPVHGMRYDEYCIKANDEGRLPENVSVVRLYPHVNKGEVLCNTTQANHTDGTDRKDLIKAELLLREQIVQVVDFLRKYIPGYGDCRLKDSADVLGVRETRRILGEYVLTDEDVLTGARFPDVVVHNARFSVDIHNPTGGGQAEGKAKKTRPYDIPLRCLIPRKIDGLIVTGRCISGTHRAHASYRVMKIAIPLGQAAGIAAALSAQKDVLPRELPADAVQKVLLDSGVILFD from the coding sequence ATGTCAGAGAAGTACGATGTGATCGTGGCAGGAGGAGGGCCAGCCGGCCTGGCTGCGGCAGTGTCCGCGGCAAGACTGGGCGCCCGGACAGCTGTGATTGAGAAAAACGGGGTTTTGGGCGGCAATCTGACTTCCGGGCACGTCGGCCCGATTATGGGATCGACGGACAAAGGCACCATGACGGAGGAGATATGCGATCTTCTGAAAGTCGGGGGCCCTCAAAGGATGCATGATGTGGAGTGGGCCAAGATGGCCCTGCCCAGATGGGTTTCCGATGCAGGGGTGGATATTTACGTGCAGACCCAGGTTGCAGATGCCATTATGGAGGGCAATACCATCCGCGGTTTGGTGATCGCCGGAAAAAACGGATTGGAAGAGATCTATGGTGATGTGGTGGTGGATGCCACGGGAGATGGTCTGGCTGCCTATTGCGCAGGAGCGGAATATGGGATGGGACGACCGGGAGATAAACTGGTGCAGCCGGCGACACTGATGTTTACGTTGGAAAATGTGGATACGGATTGGGCAGTATTCTGTTACGGAGAGGAATGTGCCACTCCGGTTCATGGGATGCGCTACGATGAATATTGTATCAAGGCCAATGACGAAGGAAGGCTGCCGGAGAACGTCAGTGTGGTGCGGCTTTATCCGCATGTGAACAAGGGCGAGGTGCTGTGTAATACCACACAGGCAAATCATACCGACGGAACCGATCGGAAGGATCTGATCAAGGCAGAACTTCTCCTGAGGGAGCAGATCGTTCAGGTCGTGGATTTTCTCCGGAAATATATACCGGGATATGGGGACTGCAGACTGAAGGACAGCGCCGATGTGTTGGGCGTGCGGGAAACCAGACGGATCCTGGGAGAGTATGTACTGACCGATGAGGACGTATTGACGGGAGCGCGCTTTCCCGATGTTGTAGTGCATAATGCGAGGTTTTCGGTGGATATTCACAATCCCACAGGAGGAGGACAGGCGGAAGGAAAGGCCAAAAAGACCAGGCCCTACGATATCCCCCTTCGCTGTCTGATTCCCCGAAAAATTGACGGGCTGATCGTAACCGGACGCTGCATCTCCGGTACGCACCGGGCCCATGCCTCCTATCGGGTCATGAAGATTGCGATTCCCCTGGGGCAGGCGGCAGGTATTGCAGCGGCACTGTCGGCACAGAAGGACGTTCTTCCCCGTGAACTGCCTGCCGATGCCGTACAGAAGGTTCTGCTGGATTCCGGTGTGATTTTATTTGACTGA
- a CDS encoding extracellular solute-binding protein, producing the protein MKIKKSIVCLLLVTALLLSITACSKGQSGNAGKAKSDLSQQKNTEDNSKSSNSKKPKLKILTWYAPDVDINNDPTYHDVVERTGYDVEYFMLPADNPGEKLNLEVSGGTVYDILKLAPIDYSRLVSQGIYAQLDDVLATHGKNILNSISEESFQTIRKDGKTYGIPQITERPNIDACLAVRQDILDELSLPVPTDLDGFYSMLKTIKQKKPDMIPYTSDNPFNPIILSAFDLYDAWPERNGEITWYGKLPQMKKYLTFMKKLYDEGLLDKDFSMNKSDTILAKFTSGKAAAMPYGWLRAVGTPEALQKNVPEGKISLIFPLKDENGKVGIVPAGFSLNNVSGVMKKSPNIKHAVSFMDAKLDPKNFTFLTLGEEGVTYKVEDGNKYRPIMPEFTKQRGNAYAYLNGFDEKIYPDMWLARIWRDPSLGEAFETLNNKYDQYAVKPALAYMPPLPAEGKYIQSLNAFVQDTFTQFIMGVKPMKEYDDFLNQWENQGGREITKERNEWYQEQAK; encoded by the coding sequence ATGAAAATCAAAAAATCAATTGTATGTCTTCTCTTGGTGACGGCTTTACTTCTCTCGATTACTGCCTGCAGCAAAGGACAATCCGGTAACGCCGGTAAAGCAAAATCAGATTTGTCTCAACAAAAAAATACGGAGGATAATTCAAAATCCTCCAATTCCAAAAAGCCAAAATTAAAAATTTTGACTTGGTACGCACCTGATGTGGATATCAACAACGATCCTACTTATCATGATGTAGTGGAGCGCACCGGCTATGATGTGGAATACTTTATGCTGCCGGCGGATAACCCCGGTGAAAAACTTAATCTGGAGGTTTCCGGAGGTACTGTTTATGACATTCTGAAGCTTGCACCTATTGATTACAGTCGTTTGGTCTCTCAGGGAATTTATGCGCAATTGGATGATGTACTTGCAACTCATGGGAAAAATATTTTAAATTCGATATCTGAAGAAAGTTTTCAAACAATCCGTAAGGATGGGAAGACATATGGGATTCCGCAGATAACGGAAAGACCTAATATTGATGCCTGTCTTGCAGTGCGACAGGATATTTTGGACGAATTGTCCTTGCCGGTTCCCACGGATCTTGATGGGTTCTATAGCATGTTGAAAACGATAAAGCAGAAGAAACCGGACATGATACCCTATACATCGGATAACCCATTCAACCCGATTATCCTGAGTGCTTTTGATCTCTATGATGCATGGCCTGAGAGGAATGGAGAAATCACCTGGTATGGTAAATTGCCTCAGATGAAGAAATATCTGACCTTCATGAAGAAATTATATGATGAAGGTCTGCTGGATAAAGATTTCTCCATGAATAAATCAGATACTATCCTTGCGAAATTTACCAGTGGAAAGGCGGCGGCAATGCCTTATGGTTGGCTGAGAGCGGTAGGAACTCCTGAGGCTCTGCAAAAGAATGTACCGGAAGGGAAAATATCATTAATATTTCCACTGAAAGATGAAAACGGAAAGGTGGGTATTGTCCCTGCAGGCTTTAGTCTTAACAATGTAAGTGGTGTGATGAAGAAAAGCCCGAATATTAAGCATGCGGTTTCCTTTATGGATGCCAAATTGGACCCCAAGAATTTTACGTTTTTGACATTGGGCGAGGAAGGCGTTACGTATAAAGTTGAAGATGGGAATAAATACCGTCCGATTATGCCGGAGTTCACCAAACAGCGTGGGAATGCCTATGCTTACTTAAATGGCTTTGATGAGAAGATTTATCCTGATATGTGGCTGGCGCGAATCTGGCGGGATCCGAGCCTTGGGGAAGCCTTTGAGACATTGAACAACAAATATGATCAGTATGCAGTGAAGCCTGCCCTGGCTTATATGCCACCTCTCCCTGCAGAGGGAAAGTACATTCAATCATTAAATGCTTTTGTACAGGATACCTTTACTCAGTTCATTATGGGTGTCAAGCCTATGAAGGAATATGATGATTTCCTGAATCAGTGGGAAAATCAGGGAGGAAGAGAAATAACGAAAGAGCGAAATGAATGGTATCAGGAACAGGCCAAATAA
- a CDS encoding carbohydrate ABC transporter permease: protein MQNRKTKGDRSFITINYILLTLTGFLTLIPILHILAVSLSDSKYVISNTVGILPRGFELEYYKYVLSKHDFYSSYRNTILITVIGTVLSMIVTVLTAYPLSKSWLRGRKFLLLLFVFSMIFYGGIVPSYMLMKMLNLIDTLWSLIIPFLLAQFNMLIIKSYMEGLPESIEESAEIDGAGPTRILFSIVLPMCLPVLASMTLFYAVGYWNNYFHARMFISSPGKRTLQLYLNDLIISATQLQNDMSADEFMNLSPGGVQAATIFAATLPILLFYPYLQKYFVTGITVGSVKG from the coding sequence ATGCAGAATAGGAAGACAAAAGGCGATCGTAGTTTCATCACTATAAACTATATTCTTCTTACACTGACAGGCTTTTTGACACTTATACCTATATTACACATACTGGCAGTTTCCTTAAGCGATTCAAAGTATGTTATCTCCAATACTGTTGGTATTTTGCCTAGGGGCTTTGAATTGGAATATTATAAATATGTGTTATCAAAGCATGACTTTTACAGTTCATATCGCAACACGATACTGATAACTGTTATTGGAACAGTTCTGAGCATGATAGTTACGGTATTAACTGCTTATCCGCTGTCCAAATCCTGGCTGCGGGGGAGAAAATTTTTATTGCTGTTGTTTGTATTCAGCATGATATTTTATGGTGGGATTGTACCATCTTATATGTTGATGAAGATGCTGAATCTCATTGATACCTTATGGTCACTGATCATACCTTTCTTATTGGCTCAGTTCAATATGCTGATAATCAAATCCTATATGGAAGGGTTGCCGGAAAGTATTGAAGAATCAGCTGAAATTGACGGAGCAGGTCCAACGAGAATATTGTTCTCCATAGTTCTGCCGATGTGTCTTCCTGTGCTGGCATCAATGACCTTGTTTTATGCGGTTGGATACTGGAATAATTATTTCCATGCCAGAATGTTTATCAGCAGTCCTGGTAAACGAACATTGCAGCTATATTTGAACGATCTGATTATTTCAGCGACACAGCTGCAAAATGATATGTCGGCAGATGAATTTATGAACTTATCTCCGGGAGGAGTTCAGGCTGCCACCATTTTTGCTGCTACCCTGCCCATTTTGCTTTTTTATCCCTATTTGCAGAAGTATTTTGTTACCGGGATAACAGTTGGATCTGTTAAGGGATAG
- a CDS encoding ABC transporter permease subunit codes for MHMKSGGKEYWKRYYPLYLMLIPGLLYVIIYKFLPLIGLTMAFQDFQIFAGDNILESLFLSPFVGIDNFKKLFSYGDFAHVFQNTIIISLMKLFALFPVPIILAVLISEIPSIRYKKTLQTVVYLPHFLSWVVVFGILSTLLGSYGAVNALLTDIGLQPIGFFSDPQVFRWTLVFSDGWKEMGWGSIIYLSAITGINGELYEAATIDGAQKMQQIWYITLPGIMPTVAMMLALRMGSILNAGFEQILVMYNPGVYSTADIIDTYVYRMGLGKMDYSMGTAAGLFNSVISFIMVIGGNYLSKKVTDYSIW; via the coding sequence ATGCATATGAAGTCCGGGGGAAAGGAGTATTGGAAGCGTTACTATCCCCTTTATCTGATGCTGATTCCAGGGCTATTATACGTTATTATTTATAAGTTCCTTCCATTAATAGGATTGACTATGGCATTTCAGGATTTTCAAATTTTTGCAGGAGATAACATTCTGGAATCTTTATTTCTAAGTCCTTTTGTAGGAATTGATAATTTCAAGAAGCTTTTTTCTTATGGAGATTTTGCCCATGTATTTCAGAATACTATTATCATAAGCCTTATGAAGTTATTTGCTCTTTTTCCGGTTCCGATTATATTAGCAGTGTTAATCAGTGAGATTCCATCTATACGATACAAAAAAACACTCCAGACGGTGGTATATCTTCCCCATTTTCTTTCCTGGGTTGTTGTATTCGGTATTTTATCCACATTACTTGGAAGCTATGGAGCAGTAAATGCTCTACTTACAGATATCGGATTACAACCAATTGGCTTTTTCAGTGATCCGCAGGTATTCCGATGGACATTGGTTTTTAGTGATGGCTGGAAGGAGATGGGCTGGGGAAGTATTATATATCTTTCTGCTATAACTGGAATAAATGGTGAACTATATGAGGCTGCAACTATTGATGGAGCTCAAAAAATGCAGCAGATCTGGTATATTACTTTACCTGGTATTATGCCAACTGTTGCCATGATGCTGGCATTAAGGATGGGAAGCATACTAAATGCCGGATTTGAACAAATACTTGTGATGTATAATCCGGGCGTATATTCCACCGCCGATATTATTGATACGTATGTTTATCGAATGGGACTTGGGAAAATGGATTATAGTATGGGGACAGCTGCAGGATTGTTCAATTCAGTTATCAGCTTTATCATGGTAATTGGCGGTAATTATCTGAGCAAGAAAGTAACGGATTATAGCATTTGGTAG